A DNA window from Flavisolibacter ginsenosidimutans contains the following coding sequences:
- a CDS encoding GNAT family N-acetyltransferase — MSLLRRLTVADAELLSEIGGITLIESHGHSAPAEVMQAYKEKAFSLETCRAELADGGNVFYGAFYNGQAAGYSKIIFNEPHPAVQLQPVTKLERLYLLSDYYDKKLGHRLLEKAVALSKAQGDKGMWLDVWKKNERAVRFYEKQGFETVGESAFVLTETHSNPIWVMVLKYLD; from the coding sequence ATGAGCCTTCTTCGCCGTTTAACGGTTGCCGATGCCGAACTGCTTTCAGAAATTGGTGGAATTACTTTGATTGAATCGCACGGGCACAGTGCGCCGGCAGAGGTTATGCAGGCTTATAAAGAAAAAGCTTTTAGCCTGGAAACCTGCCGTGCGGAACTGGCCGATGGAGGCAACGTTTTTTATGGCGCTTTTTATAACGGCCAGGCTGCGGGTTATTCCAAAATCATCTTTAACGAACCGCATCCGGCGGTGCAATTACAGCCGGTAACCAAACTGGAACGTCTCTATTTGCTGAGCGATTATTACGACAAAAAACTCGGACACCGCTTGCTGGAAAAAGCCGTGGCCTTATCGAAGGCACAGGGCGATAAAGGCATGTGGCTCGACGTATGGAAGAAGAACGAAAGGGCTGTTCGCTTTTACGAAAAACAGGGATTTGAGACCGTGGGCGAAAGCGCCTTTGTGCTAACGGAAACGCACAGCAACCCAATTTGGGTGATGGTGTTGAAGTATTTGGATTGA
- a CDS encoding LLM class flavin-dependent oxidoreductase yields MQKRLSDIPVSVLDLATITQGQTPADAFKRSLELAQEAEGLGFLRYWFAEHHNMESVASAATSVLIGYVAGGTKIIRVGAGGIMLPNHAPLVIAEQFGTLEALYPHRIDLGLGRAPGTDGLTAMALRRNLQSADNFPSDVMELITYLGPRDEAARVRAIPGEGSDVPVWLLGSSTYSAQLAAHLGLPFAFAAHFAPTYLEEALKLCKQNFQPSQYLPQPYAMACINVTAAGTDEEARHLATSFYQVFLGLIRNNRKPLQPPVDEALLDWNEAERLTLQQMMKYSFIGSVDTVQKSLQSFLDNTNVNEIMIASHIYDLEAKKKSYRLIAPLFNRQTNR; encoded by the coding sequence ATGCAAAAACGCCTTTCTGATATTCCTGTTTCTGTTCTCGACCTTGCCACCATCACGCAGGGACAAACACCCGCCGACGCTTTCAAACGCAGTTTGGAATTAGCGCAGGAAGCCGAAGGCCTCGGCTTTCTCCGCTACTGGTTTGCCGAGCACCACAACATGGAAAGCGTGGCCAGTGCGGCAACTTCTGTGCTGATTGGTTATGTTGCCGGTGGTACAAAAATTATTCGCGTAGGCGCCGGTGGCATCATGCTGCCCAACCATGCGCCGCTGGTGATTGCCGAACAGTTTGGAACGCTGGAAGCGCTTTATCCGCACCGCATTGATCTTGGCCTGGGCCGTGCGCCGGGCACCGATGGATTAACCGCAATGGCGCTGCGACGCAACCTGCAAAGCGCCGATAATTTTCCGTCCGATGTAATGGAGTTGATAACCTATCTCGGCCCGCGTGACGAAGCCGCAAGGGTTCGCGCCATTCCGGGCGAAGGCAGCGACGTGCCGGTGTGGTTGCTGGGTTCAAGCACCTACAGCGCACAACTGGCAGCACACCTGGGCTTGCCCTTTGCTTTTGCGGCGCATTTTGCGCCAACGTATTTAGAAGAAGCCTTAAAACTTTGCAAACAAAATTTTCAGCCTTCGCAATACCTGCCGCAGCCTTACGCAATGGCTTGCATTAATGTGACTGCCGCCGGTACGGATGAAGAAGCAAGGCATCTCGCCACGTCATTTTATCAAGTATTCCTGGGACTCATTCGCAACAACCGCAAACCACTTCAACCGCCGGTTGACGAAGCCTTGCTCGACTGGAACGAAGCCGAACGACTGACGTTGCAACAAATGATGAAATATTCTTTCATTGGCAGCGTAGATACGGTGCAGAAAAGCTTGCAATCGTTTTTGGATAACACGAACGTGAACGAGATTATGATTGCTTCGCACATTTATGACCTGGAAGCAAAGAAGAAATCCTACAGGCTAATTGCACCGCTGTTCAACCGCCAAACGAATCGTTGA